A region of Vitis riparia cultivar Riparia Gloire de Montpellier isolate 1030 chromosome 12, EGFV_Vit.rip_1.0, whole genome shotgun sequence DNA encodes the following proteins:
- the LOC117927367 gene encoding ribonucleases P/MRP protein subunit POP1-like: MATDGFKRSSIAPPPRSLNVEKFAESRASELEALHSIVANRLNNNFRSQRNKRRRTTGHDNRDANKRFRKREKIGVVDKGNVVTSEKDEKKVPRRIRRRVELRRNTEHGYSTSGDGTKRLRTHVWHAKRFTMTKLWGFYLPVGLQGRGRGSRALLKWFRHGALVHDACYHIALQLEGPEDLLLSILSMVLVPSPSAHSEDISRSVLSGAAYGRAMLHHIGAPGSKSIAPVTYMWRPIQKKDTGIGAEHDVDSVNSTRTYECCSSFRQLWVWMHASAFNEGYDALKFACQKLMDETGILINCFSLEGQLAKLEIMGSKAFGLLQKILHPIPCKTLKSWQLTKCSSLDHEDQIPSCAILSLTVDDPRNLPEKKTAVVPEVASNRVLGDASENEAKENTSLEGNQDLDLWDARNGFSPPVEENVLCMEKHHQRLAFFCLSDSQSGILNTSSDAQHGSCPILLLKSNNQKGTIGWSIILPLSWVKAFWIPLVSNGAHAIGLREKHWIACEVELPYFPSDFPDTNAYSSFMATEATTSDEKAKLRPPPMQALRVPIPPPWISVRSAFDKESTILGDTHPCEETCTRDVANGDSLTNSNKGSCDISLKNHNISFEGFVSRTSHMLSYYLNEIHGNHLLLFPKFPDKKSFSELMIDEAKLSRNLNGASPINYERNLCFLRVLLHAYKEGSFEEGAVVCAPHLSDISMWTSRSRSTETGLQIPQSSVRSYFTEQSSGKWELQIPEDTVTRETNRQPIGFVTTGFVRGSKKLKAEALCEAILLARLREEQWNEMPMKERRKEIYVLVRNLRSTAYRLALATIILEQQEEDVEFM; encoded by the exons ATGGCTACTGATGGTTTCAAACGATCATCGATAGCCCCACCTCCACGAAGTCTCAATGTTGAGAAATTTGCAGAATCCCGAGCTTCTGAACTTGAGGCTCTTCACTCAATTGTGGCAAATCGGCTGAACAACAATTTCCGGTCTCAGAGAAACAAGAGAAGAAGGACCACTGGGCATGATAACAGAGATGCAAACAAGAGATTCAGAAAGAGGGAGAAAATAGGGGTGGTTGATAAAGGCAATGTTGTGACTTCGGAGAAAGATGAGAAGAAAGTTCCTCGTCGCATTCGTCGGCGAGTTGAACTCAGAAGAAACACCGAACATGGTTACTCTACTTCCGGGGATGGTACCAAGAGGCTGAGAACCCATGTTTGGCATGCAAAGCGCTTTACAATGACAAAGCTTTGGGGTTTCTACCTACCTGTGGGTTTGCAAGGCAG AGGAAGGGGTTCACGGGCTCTCTTAAAGTGGTTCAGACATGGAGCTCTTGTACATGATGCTTGCTACCACATTGCCCTGCAATTGGAGGGTCCAGAG GATTTGTTACTTTCAATTCTAAGCATGGTATTAGTGCCTTCTCCATCAGCTCACTCTGAGGATATTTCCCGTTCTGTGCTTTCTGGAGCTGCCTATGGAAGGGCTATG CTTCATCATATTGGAGCACCAGGTTCTAAATCAATTGCCCCTGTAACCTATATGTGGAGACCCATACAGAAAAAAGATACAGGTATTGGAGCAGAACATGATGTTGATTCTGTTAACAGCACACGGACATATGAGTGTTGTTCTTCCTTCCGCCAGCTATGGGTGTGGATGCATGCCTCAGCTTTCAATGAAGGATATGATGCTCTGAAATTTGCTTGTCAAAAACTG ATGGATGAAACTGGCATCTTGATTAATTGTTTTTCCCTTGAGGGCCAACTTGCTAAATTGGAAATAATGGGATCAAAGGCATTTGGACTTCTTCAAAAGATACTGCATCCTATTCCTTG TAAAACTTTGAAATCCTGGCAACTGACTAAGTGCTCTAGCCTTGACCATGAAGATCAGATTCCTTCTTGTGCAATTCTATCTCTTACAGTTGATGATCCACGCAATTTGCCTGAGAAAAAGACTGCAGTTGTTCCAGAAGTGGCATCTAATAGAGTGCTTGGTGATGCATCAGAGAATGAAGCTAAGGAAAATACTTCTTTAGAAGGAAATCAGGACTTGGATTTGTGGGATGCTAGGAATGGGTTCAGTCCTCCAGTGGAAGAGAATGTTCTTTGCATGGAAAAGCATCACCAGCGTCTGGCTTTCTTCTGTCTCAGTGACTCACAGTCTGGGATATTGAATACTTCTAGTGATGCGCAGCATGGATCATGCCCAATTCttcttttaaaaagtaataatcaaAAGGGCACGATTGG ATGGTCCATTATACTTCCATTAAGTTGGGTCAAGGCCTTCTGGATTCCTCTTGTCTCCAATGGGGCTCACGCCATAGGCTTGAGAGAGAAGCACTGGATTGCATGTGAA GTTGAATTGCCATATTTTCCTTCAGATTTCCCTGATACCAATGCATACTCATCTTTTATGGCAACTGAAGCAACTACATCTGATGAAAAGGCAAAACTTCGTCCTCCTCCCATGCAAGCTTTAAGAGTTCCCATTCCACCTCCATGGATTAGTGTCCGGTCGGCTTTTGATAAAGAATCCACTATTCTGGGAGACACTCATCCTTGTGAGGAAACATGTACCAGAGATGTGGCAAATGGTGATTCATTAACAAACTCAAACAAAGGAAGTTGTGATATATCACTTAAGAATCATAATATCTCATTCGAAGGATTTGTATCAAGGACATCCCATATGTTGAGTTACTACTTGAATGAAATCCATGGTAACCATTTGCTTCTATTTCCTAAGTTTCCTGATAAGAAGAGTTTTTCTGAACTCATGATAGATGAAGCCAAGCTTAGCCGGAACCTTAATGGGGCTAGCCCAATTAATTATGAACGAAATTTATGTTTCCTAAGAGTTCTTCTCCATGCTTATAAAGAAGGTTCCTTTGAAGAGGGAGCAGTTGTGTGTGCACCGCATCTTTCTGATATATCAATGTGGACTTCCAG GTCCAGAAGTACTGAGACAGGGCTTCAAATACCTCAGTCCTCTGTGAGATCATACTTTACAGAGCAATCTTCTGGTAAGTGGGAACTCCAAATACCAGAGGACACTGTTACCAGGGAAACTAATCGTCAGCCAATTGGATTTGTCACAACTGGTTTTGTACGAGGAAG CAAGAAGCTGAAGGCAGAGGCTCTTTGTGAAGCAATCTTACTTGCTCGTCTTAGAGAGGAGCAGTGGAATGAGATGCCCATGaaggaaaggagaaaggagATATATGTCCTGGTTAGGAATCTTAGATCTACAGCATACAGACTTGCTCTTGCCACCATTATCCTAGAACAACAGGAAGAAGACGTGGAGTTCATGTGA